The genome window TTAAGCGAATACCTTGTCGTTAATACAAAAGAGTTTGTGAAGATTCCAAAGGGAATACAATTAAATCAAGCCGCGGGAATTCCTATGGCAGGTACCACTGCCTGGATGGCATTGATGGAACTAGGAAATCTTAAAAAAGGAGATAAAGTCCTGATCAATGGCGGAAGTAGTGGAGTGGGACATTTTGCAATCCAAATCGCAAAAGCATATGGTGCACATGTAACTAGTGTCTCAAGTAGTAAAAATTTGACATTTTGTACTCAGATGGGTGCAGATACTGTAATCAGTTACCAAGAAGAAAACTTTCTAGATAAAGAGGCTCAATTTGATATCATCTTCGATGTAGTGTTCAATTCATCTTACAAAAAAACAAAACATTTACTAGGAACCAATGGCATTTATATCGGCACTACTCCTTCCAAAACAATGGTATTTGAGCTATTGCGATATCAAAAGGCAAAGTTTGTTGCAGTACAACCAAACAAAAACGCCCTACAAAGCCTGATACATCTTATGGAGGAAAATAAACTAAAAGTAAACATAGATAAAGAATACTTGCTCGATGATATTATCCCTGCTCATCAGTATTTAGAGAAATCTAGAACTAAGGGAAAAGTAATCATAAAAATTGCAAAA of Flammeovirga agarivorans contains these proteins:
- a CDS encoding NAD(P)-dependent alcohol dehydrogenase produces the protein MKQVVYNQYGNSDVLKVEHKDRPALKRRNSMLIKVSYSSLNAIDWKNRKGHFKLFTGLFKPKTKQGFDVVGIIEDKSKDVSEFSIGDQVIGQLGNFDGGALSEYLVVNTKEFVKIPKGIQLNQAAGIPMAGTTAWMALMELGNLKKGDKVLINGGSSGVGHFAIQIAKAYGAHVTSVSSSKNLTFCTQMGADTVISYQEENFLDKEAQFDIIFDVVFNSSYKKTKHLLGTNGIYIGTTPSKTMVFELLRYQKAKFVAVQPNKNALQSLIHLMEENKLKVNIDKEYLLDDIIPAHQYLEKSRTKGKVIIKIAK